Within the Echinicola sp. 20G genome, the region ACCCGCTCTACAGTATTGTTTTCGCCATTGTAAAAGGACAACACCGAGTTCTTATCACTTTTGAGGATGTAGTAGGTATTGGCCTTCCGTTTTCTGGTGCCTAGCACTTTTTTCGCTTCTACAGTATGGGAATCATATAGTTCGTTAATGACATCAGGATCTATGCCTTCAAGGACATCCTTGCCAGTATTTTCCAACTCGGTGATGTTCTTGATTTTACCAGTTTCATAGTCTTCAGCCTGAATATTTAGGGATTTTGCCTTTAAGCGAAGATTGATGTCCTTACTGACCAAAATCACTTTGCGGCCATTTTCACCATTTTTTAGGTTCAAGGCTGCATTGAGAATTTTATGGTCGTTTTTTTCTTCTCCAAAAACCTTGTTGGCATCTTCGTCGGAACTTTCAGAGGAAGTCATCATCACTTTGAAATTCCCTTTGGTTTTTCCATTGAGCGGGGTCCATTCGTGAATCATTCTATCCTTGGACAGCTTATCCAACAATCTGATAAACTCTCTCGCCTCGAAGTTTTTGGAATCGTTGCCCTTTTTAAACTGATCTAATTCTTCCAAAACAGTAATGGGGATCACCACATCGTGTTCTGCAAAATTCATGATTGAATTGTGGGCGTAAAGTATGACCGAAGTGTCTAAAACGAAGATTTTTCGGTCATTTTCGTTTTTCTTAGCTCTTGGCATAGGCGAAAAAGGTTAGTGATTAATAGTCTCTAATAAGATAGATAATAATCTCTGTGAATACCATTTTTTTGGATAAAATAAAGAAGCGATTTGCGGGGCAATCTGTAAGCTTCTGTAGTCCAGTGAGATAAAAAATAATATAAACGAAAAAATAAAAAAGCAGCCCTTAAACCCTTTTTGGAGGTTCAGAGCTGCTTGAAAATATTATTTGATGCCAATTAACTTTTGCTGATCAGCTCTCCCTCAAGATCCATTAGGAAGCTGTCCAACACACCTTGTCTTACATGGTGCATTACTACAATCTTATACCATTTAGCGCCGTATTCATAACTGTCAGCTACCAAGTTGTACTTAGTGGCAATACGTTCAGAAATGTACTCTGCCTTCAT harbors:
- a CDS encoding PhoH family protein, with the translated sequence MPRAKKNENDRKIFVLDTSVILYAHNSIMNFAEHDVVIPITVLEELDQFKKGNDSKNFEAREFIRLLDKLSKDRMIHEWTPLNGKTKGNFKVMMTSSESSDEDANKVFGEEKNDHKILNAALNLKNGENGRKVILVSKDINLRLKAKSLNIQAEDYETGKIKNITELENTGKDVLEGIDPDVINELYDSHTVEAKKVLGTRKRKANTYYILKSDKNSVLSFYNGENNTVERVDKKLAYNIKPKNAEQTFALHAITNPNIKLVSVQGVAGTGKTLLALAGALEQRRDYKQIFLARPIVPLSNKDIGYLPGDIKSKLNPYMEPLWDNLKFIQNQFKESDKEFQKITEMVNQEKLVIQPLAYIRGRSLSNIFFIVDEAQNLTPHEIKTIISRAGENTKIVFTGDVHQIDTPYLDSQSNGLSYLIDRVKDHPLYAHIKLEKGERSELANLANELL